From a region of the Alphaproteobacteria bacterium genome:
- a CDS encoding DUF2312 domain-containing protein, which produces MANQNYKIDDEDETDTPANSNKKPRPGTAGGVTPGILKQYIERIEKLEESKSSIAADIREVYAEAKGNGFDPKTMRSLLKIRKLEPEQRAEQEELLELYLHALGMN; this is translated from the coding sequence ATGGCGAACCAGAATTACAAAATTGACGATGAAGATGAAACCGACACCCCGGCCAATTCCAATAAAAAGCCGCGTCCAGGCACCGCTGGCGGCGTTACCCCGGGAATTTTGAAACAATATATTGAACGGATCGAAAAACTGGAAGAATCGAAATCCAGCATTGCCGCGGATATTCGCGAAGTTTATGCCGAGGCCAAGGGCAATGGGTTTGATCCCAAAACAATGCGCAGTCTTTTAAAAATCCGCAAGCTGGAGCCGGAACAGCGGGCAGAGCAAGAAGAATTGCTGGAATTGTACTTGCACGCGCTTGGAATGAATTAA
- the msrB gene encoding peptide-methionine (R)-S-oxide reductase, translating into MNRRKFLTFSAGMLSLPLFFINGRNAMADPAQTGVEKINLDDREWKKRLSDQQYNVLRREGTEPPFTSPLNDEKHTGMFVCAGCNLELFPSQFKFNSGTGWPSFYDVIPGHVETRTDYKLLYPRTEYHCARCGGHHGHVFSDGPEPTGLRYCNNGAALKFIPEKS; encoded by the coding sequence ATGAATCGAAGAAAATTTCTTACATTTTCGGCAGGCATGCTCAGCCTGCCATTATTTTTTATCAACGGGAGAAATGCTATGGCCGATCCTGCCCAAACCGGCGTTGAAAAAATTAATCTTGATGACAGGGAATGGAAAAAACGCTTGTCGGACCAGCAATATAATGTTCTGCGCCGCGAGGGGACCGAGCCGCCTTTTACCAGCCCTTTGAATGATGAAAAACACACGGGCATGTTCGTTTGCGCCGGGTGCAATTTAGAATTATTTCCATCCCAATTCAAATTCAACAGCGGTACAGGCTGGCCCAGTTTTTATGATGTGATTCCGGGACATGTCGAAACCCGCACCGATTATAAATTATTATATCCACGCACCGAGTATCATTGTGCGCGTTGTGGTGGGCATCATGGGCATGTATTCAGCGATGGGCCGGAACCGACGGGATTAAGATATTGCAATAACGGCGCTGCCTTAAAATTTATTCCGGAAAAATCCTAA
- the pyk gene encoding pyruvate kinase: MRRLRNTKIVATLGPASSTQEQIIDLIKSGADVFRLNFSHGSHEDHKKRFDNIRAAEKKLGRIVSILADLQGPKLRVGVFKDGPVMLKSGAKFRLDLDKKPGDEKRANMPHPEIFAALEKDTDLLLDDGKIRLRVKKFGKDFADCEVITGGKLSERKGVNVPGVVLPISALTEKDRKDMRFALDLGVDYVALSFVQRPQDVAEARKLIAGRAAVLIKVEKPQAVDCLDQLIELTDAVMVARGDLGVEMPTEDVPGIQKRIVRGCRKLGKPVIVATQMLESMITSPTPTRAEASDVATAVFDGADAVMLSAETASGQYPLEAVSIMNRIIEKVEKDPLYRQIMDAEHPATENTESDAMTTAASIVAEKINANAIVTFTTSGSTTWRAARQRPMVPVIGLTTSILTARRLALGWGIHPIAASDVNDFEHMVEIATKHAAKAGFAKKNDRIVITAGVPFGTLGATNILRIARIA, translated from the coding sequence ATGCGCCGCTTACGAAATACCAAAATTGTCGCCACGCTTGGCCCCGCCAGTTCCACCCAAGAACAGATTATCGACCTGATTAAATCCGGCGCCGATGTTTTCCGCCTGAATTTCAGCCATGGCAGCCACGAAGATCATAAAAAGCGGTTTGACAATATCCGTGCCGCGGAAAAGAAATTGGGCCGCATCGTTTCTATCCTGGCCGATTTACAAGGCCCAAAATTGCGCGTTGGCGTATTCAAGGATGGTCCGGTGATGTTAAAATCCGGCGCGAAATTCCGCCTCGATCTCGACAAAAAACCGGGCGACGAGAAACGCGCCAACATGCCGCATCCGGAAATTTTTGCGGCCTTGGAAAAAGATACGGATTTATTGTTGGATGACGGCAAGATTCGCCTGCGGGTAAAGAAATTCGGCAAAGATTTTGCCGATTGCGAAGTTATTACCGGCGGCAAATTATCCGAACGCAAAGGCGTGAATGTTCCAGGCGTCGTTCTTCCTATTTCCGCGCTGACCGAAAAAGACCGCAAAGATATGCGCTTTGCCCTGGATTTAGGCGTTGATTATGTCGCGTTGTCGTTTGTGCAACGTCCGCAAGACGTGGCCGAAGCGCGCAAATTGATTGCAGGCCGCGCGGCAGTGCTAATCAAAGTGGAAAAACCGCAGGCGGTCGATTGTTTGGATCAATTAATTGAATTGACCGATGCCGTCATGGTGGCACGCGGCGATTTGGGCGTTGAAATGCCTACCGAAGACGTGCCCGGCATTCAAAAACGCATCGTGCGCGGTTGCCGGAAATTGGGCAAGCCAGTAATCGTCGCAACGCAAATGCTGGAATCGATGATTACATCGCCGACGCCAACCCGCGCCGAAGCATCGGATGTCGCGACCGCCGTGTTCGATGGCGCTGATGCAGTGATGTTGTCGGCGGAAACCGCCAGCGGCCAATATCCGCTGGAAGCCGTGTCGATCATGAATCGCATTATCGAAAAAGTGGAAAAAGATCCGTTATACCGTCAAATTATGGATGCCGAGCATCCTGCAACCGAAAATACCGAATCGGATGCGATGACTACCGCCGCATCCATTGTTGCCGAAAAAATAAACGCCAATGCGATCGTCACATTTACTACATCCGGGTCCACCACCTGGCGCGCTGCGCGTCAACGCCCGATGGTGCCGGTGATCGGCTTAACCACCAGTATTCTGACCGCGCGGCGCCTGGCGTTGGGTTGGGGCATTCATCCGATCGCCGCATCTGACGTCAATGATTTTGAACATATGGTAGAAATTGCGACAAAACACGCGGCAAAAGCCGGATTTGCGAAAAAGAACGACCGGATTGTGATTACCGCTGGCGTGCCATTCGGCACCCTCGGCGCGACCAATATCCTGCGTATTGCGCGCATTGCTTAA
- a CDS encoding 50S ribosomal protein L36, whose translation MKVVRSLKTIKNRDKNCQVVRRRGKVYVINKKKRRYKARQA comes from the coding sequence ATGAAAGTCGTACGTTCATTAAAAACCATTAAAAACCGGGACAAAAATTGTCAGGTCGTGCGTCGCCGCGGCAAAGTATACGTGATTAACAAGAAAAAACGCCGTTACAAAGCGCGTCAGGCTTAA
- a CDS encoding carbon-nitrogen family hydrolase, which translates to MRIAISQMNCKVGDPSTNIDHIHVRIEQAAKQKCSLVVFPEMAELGYDMEVITKSAKSWNDGPANILAQYAKQYSIAVIAGIAEREGMAIYNTLAAFDKNGALLTKYRKIHLITADPICEDKFLQAGQELSLCTIDGIKCGLMTCYDIRFPELARALYERGAQLLIAPSAFPLIRIEHWRSILKCRAIENQLYVAGANRIGTDAGVAFGGASQIIDPLGAILSSASETEDNLIFADIAVDQIAAVRQRLHIGQDRRPALYRNWSQSA; encoded by the coding sequence ATGCGTATTGCTATTTCGCAAATGAACTGCAAAGTGGGAGATCCATCAACCAATATCGATCATATTCACGTCCGCATCGAACAAGCCGCCAAGCAAAAATGTTCCTTGGTTGTATTTCCGGAAATGGCGGAGCTTGGTTATGATATGGAGGTCATCACAAAATCCGCCAAATCATGGAACGATGGCCCGGCCAATATTCTGGCCCAATACGCTAAACAATATAGTATCGCCGTGATTGCCGGAATTGCCGAACGCGAAGGCATGGCAATTTATAATACGCTGGCGGCCTTTGATAAAAACGGCGCGCTGTTAACCAAATACCGCAAAATTCATTTAATTACCGCCGATCCCATTTGCGAGGATAAGTTTTTACAAGCCGGACAAGAATTGTCATTATGCACGATTGACGGAATTAAATGCGGCTTGATGACTTGTTACGATATTCGTTTCCCAGAGCTTGCCCGAGCCTTGTATGAGCGCGGCGCGCAATTATTGATTGCTCCATCGGCTTTTCCATTGATACGCATCGAACATTGGCGCAGCATTTTGAAATGCCGGGCGATTGAAAATCAATTATATGTCGCTGGCGCCAACCGTATTGGCACCGATGCTGGCGTTGCCTTTGGCGGCGCAAGCCAGATTATCGATCCTCTGGGCGCGATTTTATCGTCCGCGTCCGAAACCGAAGATAATTTAATATTTGCAGATATTGCGGTGGATCAAATTGCCGCAGTGCGGCAACGTTTGCATATTGGCCAAGACCGCCGTCCTGCTTTATACCGTAATTGGAGCCAATCCGCATAG
- a CDS encoding adenine phosphoribosyltransferase, whose translation MNLIDYIAKVPNFPKPGIMFYDISPLLANGPVWQMTIKTLAEHIKPYNPDLIIGIESRGFLLAAPLAFHMGIGFAMIRKSGKLPGKTLKFDYGLEYGQATLELQQNVIKPGEKIVVVDDVLATGGTINAAIQLLEQAGAKVTCTAFLIELLALKGAEKIRADKKSLIQI comes from the coding sequence ATGAATCTAATCGACTATATCGCCAAAGTTCCGAATTTTCCCAAACCCGGCATTATGTTTTATGATATATCGCCCCTGCTGGCGAACGGTCCCGTATGGCAAATGACGATTAAAACATTGGCGGAGCATATCAAACCCTATAATCCCGATTTAATTATTGGTATCGAATCCCGCGGGTTCTTATTGGCCGCGCCCCTCGCTTTTCATATGGGAATAGGGTTTGCGATGATCCGCAAATCCGGCAAACTGCCCGGCAAAACGTTAAAGTTCGATTATGGTTTGGAATATGGCCAAGCTACTTTGGAATTACAGCAAAATGTCATTAAACCGGGCGAGAAGATTGTCGTGGTGGATGACGTGCTCGCCACCGGCGGCACGATCAACGCAGCCATCCAATTGTTGGAACAGGCCGGCGCCAAGGTAACTTGCACCGCGTTTTTAATTGAACTCTTGGCCTTAAAAGGCGCGGAAAAAATCCGCGCCGATAAAAAGTCGCTGATTCAAATTTAA